In a genomic window of Octadecabacter temperatus:
- a CDS encoding DNA gyrase/topoisomerase IV subunit B → MANDLLSGQTPSDYDASSIQVLEDMEHVRLRPGMYIGGKDDRALHHMVAEIVDNSMDEAVAGHATWIEVELHENGHVTVRDNGRGIPTDPHPSDPTKSTLEIIFCTLNAGGKFSGDNYETSGGLNGVGSSVVNALSDHVRVEVARNKELVAMEFSRGVPQTKLETVGAAPNRRGTAVTFHPDPEIFGSLRLKPARLFAMARSKAYLFSGVEIRWKTAIADGDTPMEAKFHFPGGLSDYLKERLDGATVYSEVPFAGTVDFRDKYNEVGKVEWAVNWTPSRDGFIQSYCNTVPTPEGGTHEQGFWTAILKGIRDYGDRVSNKKAKLINRDDLTTGGCALVSIFVRDPQYVGQTKDRLSNESATKMVEGSVRDHFDNWLASDTKSAGAILDFLVLRAEERLRRKQEKETSRKTATAKLRLPGKLTDCSNKNREGTELFIVEGDSAGGSAKMARNRKTQALLPLKGKILNVMGAASNKLGTNAEISDLTQALGVQLGAKFNVDDLRYDKVIIMTDADVDGAHIAALLMTFFFSQMRPMIDAGHLYLACPPLFRVTQGAKREYCLDEAEKNEVLARGLGGSGKMDVSRFKGLGEMDHKDLKETTMDPASRKLIRVSIDEDEPGETGDLVERLMGKKPEMRFQYIQENARFVEELDV, encoded by the coding sequence ATGGCCAACGATCTACTGAGCGGGCAAACGCCTTCTGACTACGACGCCTCTAGCATTCAGGTGCTTGAGGATATGGAGCACGTACGCCTGCGCCCCGGTATGTATATCGGTGGTAAAGACGACCGCGCGCTGCATCACATGGTTGCCGAAATCGTCGATAACTCAATGGACGAAGCCGTCGCAGGCCATGCGACTTGGATCGAGGTTGAGCTTCACGAAAACGGCCACGTCACCGTGCGCGACAATGGGCGCGGCATTCCGACCGATCCGCATCCGTCTGACCCAACGAAATCCACCCTCGAGATCATCTTTTGCACGCTGAATGCTGGCGGCAAATTCTCGGGTGATAACTACGAAACCTCTGGCGGTCTGAACGGTGTTGGCTCCTCTGTTGTGAACGCACTGTCAGACCATGTGCGCGTCGAGGTTGCCCGCAACAAAGAACTCGTCGCGATGGAATTTTCCCGCGGTGTGCCGCAAACCAAGCTAGAAACCGTCGGCGCCGCACCCAATCGCCGTGGCACCGCCGTCACATTCCACCCCGATCCAGAAATCTTCGGCTCGCTGCGCCTTAAGCCAGCGCGCCTGTTCGCGATGGCGCGCTCCAAGGCTTACCTGTTCTCAGGCGTCGAAATCCGCTGGAAAACCGCAATCGCTGACGGCGACACCCCGATGGAGGCCAAGTTCCACTTCCCAGGTGGCCTATCCGACTATCTGAAAGAACGCCTTGATGGCGCAACCGTATATTCTGAGGTCCCCTTCGCCGGAACCGTCGATTTTCGCGATAAGTATAACGAGGTCGGCAAGGTCGAGTGGGCCGTCAACTGGACCCCATCGCGCGATGGCTTCATCCAATCCTATTGTAACACGGTCCCCACCCCCGAAGGCGGCACCCACGAGCAAGGCTTCTGGACCGCGATCCTGAAAGGCATCCGCGACTACGGCGACCGCGTGTCCAACAAAAAAGCCAAGCTTATCAACCGCGACGACCTGACAACGGGCGGCTGCGCGCTGGTCAGTATCTTTGTGCGCGATCCGCAATATGTCGGCCAAACCAAGGACCGTCTGTCCAACGAAAGCGCTACCAAGATGGTCGAAGGCTCCGTGCGCGACCACTTTGACAACTGGCTGGCCTCCGACACCAAATCCGCCGGTGCGATTCTTGATTTCCTTGTGCTGCGCGCCGAAGAACGCCTACGCCGCAAGCAGGAAAAGGAAACATCCCGTAAAACCGCCACGGCCAAACTGCGCCTGCCCGGTAAGCTGACGGATTGTTCCAACAAGAACCGCGAAGGCACGGAGCTGTTCATCGTTGAGGGTGACTCTGCGGGTGGGTCCGCGAAAATGGCCCGCAACCGCAAGACCCAAGCGCTGCTGCCGCTCAAGGGTAAAATCCTCAACGTGATGGGGGCCGCGTCCAACAAGCTTGGCACCAATGCGGAAATTAGTGATTTGACCCAAGCACTTGGCGTGCAACTGGGGGCGAAATTCAACGTCGACGATCTGCGCTATGACAAGGTCATCATCATGACCGATGCGGACGTCGACGGTGCACATATCGCAGCACTTTTGATGACGTTCTTCTTTAGCCAGATGCGCCCGATGATCGACGCAGGCCACCTCTACCTCGCCTGCCCACCCCTGTTCCGCGTCACCCAAGGCGCGAAACGCGAATACTGTCTGGACGAGGCCGAGAAGAACGAAGTTCTCGCCCGCGGTCTGGGTGGGTCCGGCAAAATGGACGTGTCCCGCTTTAAGGGCTTGGGCGAAATGGACCACAAAGACCTAAAAGAAACCACAATGGACCCAGCAAGCCGCAAACTCATCCGCGTCTCAATCGACGAAGACGAACCGGGTGAAACAGGCGATCTGGTAGAGCGTTTGATGGGCAAGAAACCGGAAATGCGGTTCCAATACATTCAAGAGAACGCGCGGTTTGTTGAGGAGTTGGATGTTTGA
- a CDS encoding MrcB family domain-containing protein — protein MLHDDLARLAKEYVYERGKEFSGSEFASFVRHDLALEAKKSTVFLPYDLELKASVGQSKWASVPWLAFFDPLITDTATRGFYVVFLINPQSEEIVLSLNQGTTEVYQEFGENERGRNVLARRAVEMSERVSDFAKLFDCGKIDLGSDAKLPAGYQAGHAFGRVYNANSIDESVFYRDLEAMLAAYRSLVDRGGRTPIDSMMEEAGSTDIEETRRYVLSRRIERAKNVREKVLNLRGAKCEGCQLDPRIHYGFNGPLKNTPLDVHHAKPIRELSEGETRRYKLPSDFLVLCPTCHRVVHKQEDPSDLMQLRQSIRFTHAKLSKW, from the coding sequence ATGCTGCATGACGATTTGGCGCGATTGGCCAAAGAATATGTTTATGAACGCGGAAAAGAATTTTCAGGCAGTGAATTTGCTAGTTTCGTAAGGCATGACCTTGCATTGGAAGCAAAGAAAAGTACGGTCTTCTTACCCTACGACCTGGAGCTAAAAGCAAGCGTAGGACAGTCAAAGTGGGCATCTGTGCCTTGGCTCGCTTTCTTTGACCCACTCATTACTGACACGGCAACGCGTGGTTTTTATGTTGTCTTTTTAATTAACCCACAAAGCGAAGAAATCGTTCTTTCTCTCAACCAGGGAACCACGGAAGTTTACCAGGAGTTTGGAGAAAACGAACGCGGTAGAAACGTTTTGGCACGGCGTGCTGTAGAAATGTCCGAACGGGTGTCAGATTTCGCTAAGTTATTTGACTGCGGGAAGATTGATCTCGGGTCCGATGCCAAGCTTCCCGCAGGTTATCAGGCGGGTCATGCGTTTGGGCGAGTGTACAATGCGAACTCCATAGATGAATCGGTTTTTTACCGTGACCTCGAAGCGATGCTCGCCGCTTATCGTTCCCTTGTAGATAGAGGGGGAAGGACTCCAATCGACTCGATGATGGAAGAAGCAGGGTCAACTGATATCGAAGAGACAAGGCGGTATGTCCTCTCACGGCGCATTGAAAGAGCTAAAAACGTTCGAGAAAAAGTTCTAAACTTGCGTGGAGCCAAATGTGAAGGTTGCCAACTAGACCCCCGGATCCACTATGGGTTCAATGGCCCCTTGAAGAACACTCCGCTCGATGTTCACCATGCAAAACCAATTCGAGAGCTCTCAGAAGGCGAGACTCGCCGCTATAAATTACCCAGCGATTTCCTTGTTTTGTGTCCAACTTGCCATCGTGTAGTCCACAAGCAAGAAGACCCATCAGACTTGATGCAATTAAGGCAAAGTATTCGATTTACTCATGCCAAACTTTCCAAGTGGTGA
- a CDS encoding c-type cytochrome — MKTLWIAPLLLAGCVEQELDVSVEAGGVLFQENCAACHGADGKGMGEFGEQLFTMPPDLTVLAADNGGNFPRDYVLGVIDGFERGDHFSAAMPEFGAAGMGPTVVVEDEFGLGTPIPARLLALGSWLESVQE; from the coding sequence ATGAAAACCCTATGGATTGCACCGCTGCTTTTGGCGGGATGTGTTGAGCAGGAACTAGATGTCAGCGTTGAGGCTGGCGGCGTGTTGTTCCAAGAAAATTGCGCGGCCTGTCACGGGGCGGACGGCAAGGGCATGGGCGAGTTTGGCGAACAGTTGTTTACCATGCCGCCCGACTTGACCGTGCTTGCGGCTGACAACGGCGGCAACTTCCCACGGGACTATGTGCTCGGTGTGATCGACGGGTTTGAGCGCGGCGACCACTTCAGCGCCGCAATGCCTGAGTTCGGCGCAGCAGGCATGGGGCCGACGGTTGTTGTTGAGGATGAATTTGGTCTAGGCACGCCCATTCCGGCACGTCTGCTGGCGCTCGGGTCATGGTTGGAAAGCGTGCAGGAGTAA
- a CDS encoding DUF3047 domain-containing protein — translation MRILSLVLPLALSASAVAAGPISFGGSWNEQRLQLFNSNDYSFNGGSMTIASDGGVSLAWTRTGRGDWGARAASWNWSVDQSVPATDLRRKGGDDRNISVYFVFLPEADAANMEGANIRQLNGNPNVRILQYVWGGNHSRGSVQQSPYAPGQGANVILRSAGTGSNSESVNLASDFAAAFGGTPGALVGIAVSGDSDDTGSTIRGSISNLAVR, via the coding sequence ATGCGTATTCTGTCTCTTGTTCTCCCATTGGCTCTGTCCGCCTCGGCTGTTGCCGCAGGCCCGATTTCATTCGGGGGCAGCTGGAACGAGCAGCGTCTGCAGCTGTTCAATTCAAACGACTATTCCTTCAACGGTGGTTCAATGACGATCGCCTCTGATGGCGGTGTTTCCCTTGCATGGACACGCACTGGGCGTGGCGATTGGGGCGCGCGCGCTGCGTCTTGGAACTGGTCCGTTGATCAATCCGTTCCTGCTACTGATCTGCGCCGTAAAGGTGGTGATGATCGCAATATTTCCGTCTATTTCGTGTTCCTGCCGGAAGCGGACGCCGCCAACATGGAAGGCGCGAACATTCGCCAGTTGAACGGCAACCCGAACGTGCGCATCTTGCAATACGTCTGGGGCGGTAACCATTCGCGCGGCTCTGTTCAGCAGTCGCCATATGCACCGGGCCAAGGCGCGAACGTGATTTTGCGCTCTGCCGGAACGGGCAGCAATTCCGAAAGCGTTAACCTTGCCAGCGACTTCGCAGCGGCCTTTGGTGGCACACCTGGTGCGCTTGTGGGGATCGCGGTTTCCGGTGACAGCGATGATACGGGTTCAACCATCCGCGGGTCTATTTCAAACCTCGCCGTGCGCTAG
- a CDS encoding Ldh family oxidoreductase yields MKVFVSEIEDVAKAAMVAHGAGDWQAGEVARAVARAEAFGNVICGLYYLESYCTQLRSGRVDGQVDPVVSRPKAGQVIADARFGFAQPAFSRGLSQAIEAARENGVATLAVAHAHTCTSLGFFTEQIAAAGLVGIGFTNASPVVAPPNGNKAVIGTNPISMSLPNGGMHWDFSTSAVALGKITMAKAAGESIPLGWAVDADGKPTTDPEAALKGALVSAGGYKGWGFGLMAEVLAAGMTGSVNSLDVNGLKLPDGKPHDLGQFYILLEPGADFGVRLSRVAQAVAEQEGARIPGQNRQPMGEIDVPDALWTASRALAKV; encoded by the coding sequence ATGAAGGTATTCGTTTCCGAGATTGAAGATGTCGCAAAGGCGGCAATGGTTGCACATGGCGCCGGTGACTGGCAGGCGGGCGAAGTTGCGCGCGCGGTTGCTCGTGCCGAAGCGTTTGGGAACGTGATCTGCGGGCTTTATTACCTTGAAAGCTATTGCACACAGTTGAGGTCTGGCCGTGTTGACGGGCAGGTGGATCCTGTTGTTTCGCGGCCAAAAGCGGGTCAGGTTATTGCAGACGCACGGTTTGGTTTCGCGCAACCTGCGTTCAGCCGCGGGTTGTCACAAGCCATTGAAGCGGCCCGCGAAAATGGAGTTGCAACGCTTGCCGTCGCGCATGCCCACACCTGCACTAGCCTTGGGTTTTTTACCGAACAGATCGCGGCGGCAGGGCTTGTCGGGATTGGCTTTACCAATGCATCACCCGTTGTCGCGCCGCCAAATGGCAACAAAGCTGTCATCGGCACAAACCCGATTTCAATGTCGCTACCGAATGGTGGAATGCACTGGGATTTCTCAACCTCTGCCGTGGCATTAGGCAAGATCACTATGGCGAAAGCCGCCGGTGAAAGCATTCCGCTGGGCTGGGCCGTGGATGCAGATGGCAAGCCAACCACTGACCCAGAGGCGGCCCTGAAAGGGGCGCTTGTGTCCGCGGGCGGGTATAAGGGATGGGGTTTTGGCCTAATGGCCGAGGTCCTCGCCGCTGGGATGACCGGATCGGTGAATTCACTGGATGTGAACGGGTTGAAACTGCCTGACGGCAAACCTCATGATCTTGGTCAGTTCTATATTCTTCTGGAACCGGGTGCCGACTTCGGCGTACGCCTGTCGCGTGTGGCGCAAGCTGTGGCTGAACAAGAGGGCGCCCGAATTCCGGGCCAGAACCGTCAGCCTATGGGGGAAATTGATGTGCCTGACGCACTTTGGACTGCATCACGCGCCCTCGCGAAAGTTTAA
- a CDS encoding ABC transporter ATP-binding protein, translated as MSDVTLKLDGLEKAYNHGKPNEVQVLHGVSLQVGKGEVVALVAPSGAGKSTLLHIAGLLDTPDTGTVAIGGEDLTKLGDRKRTAVRRNDVGFIYQFHHLLPEFTALENIVLPQLANGVPQGEAEAHAMDLLSRVGVETRAEHRPAALSGGEQQRVAFCRALANKPKLLLADEPTGNLDPGTSDRVFDALMELVRSSGLSALIATHNLELAARMDRTVRLEAGLIA; from the coding sequence ATGAGTGATGTGACCCTAAAGCTCGACGGGCTGGAAAAGGCCTATAACCACGGCAAACCAAACGAAGTGCAGGTGCTTCATGGTGTGTCCCTGCAGGTCGGCAAGGGCGAGGTCGTGGCCTTAGTCGCGCCGTCTGGAGCGGGTAAGTCCACCTTGCTGCATATTGCCGGATTGCTTGATACGCCGGACACGGGAACCGTTGCGATTGGGGGCGAAGACCTGACCAAGCTGGGCGATCGCAAACGCACTGCCGTTCGGCGCAACGATGTGGGGTTCATCTATCAATTCCACCACTTGCTGCCCGAATTTACGGCGCTTGAGAACATTGTCCTCCCACAACTGGCGAACGGTGTGCCGCAAGGCGAGGCCGAAGCGCACGCGATGGATTTGCTGTCGCGTGTTGGTGTTGAAACCCGTGCTGAACATCGCCCTGCCGCACTGTCGGGCGGTGAACAACAACGTGTCGCGTTCTGCCGTGCATTGGCAAACAAACCGAAACTCTTGCTCGCGGATGAACCAACGGGCAACCTTGACCCTGGGACGTCGGATCGCGTTTTTGATGCGTTGATGGAATTGGTGCGCTCATCAGGTCTTTCGGCGCTCATCGCCACGCATAACTTGGAATTGGCCGCGCGGATGGACCGTACCGTGCGCCTTGAGGCAGGATTGATCGCATGA
- a CDS encoding ABC transporter permease — MAGKTAPFSRFEWMIAWRYIRAKRAEGGVSIMTWISLIGVTLAVFALIAVLAVRSGFRADFVDTIVGANAHLTVRENYMETVTVTQGDQSVDVTRRVDTIADGDVLAARLSAIDGVTRAAPIVRGEGLASQSDNSSFVQIYGITQGDLEDIPLVLNPQSSSGSIDDFGVNDAGAGIALGSGVARKLGVQVGDRINLLSATGVQTAAGRSPRRVAYDVVYIFQTGRYLTDVSRVYLPLEAAQSFFSRDGVHDEIEIYVEDPDRVEEWIQPLYAQLGPESFLYSWKDNEGAYLRALTVEDNVMFVIMAILVLIASMNIISGLIMLVKNKGRDIGILRTMGLTEASVLRIFFICGAGLGTVGTLLGVILGCLFAIYIDQIFAFVNYVAGGGVWDPSIRGIYTIPAKLELDDVLKAVVLSLSLSWIVTIFPARRAARMNPVEALRYE; from the coding sequence ATGGCAGGCAAAACAGCCCCCTTTTCCCGTTTCGAATGGATGATCGCATGGCGCTATATTCGCGCCAAACGCGCCGAAGGCGGCGTGAGCATAATGACGTGGATTTCGCTGATCGGCGTGACGCTGGCGGTGTTTGCCTTGATCGCCGTGCTGGCGGTGCGCAGCGGTTTTCGTGCGGATTTCGTTGATACGATTGTTGGGGCCAATGCGCACCTGACGGTTCGCGAAAACTACATGGAAACGGTGACGGTCACACAGGGTGATCAGTCCGTCGATGTGACACGCCGCGTTGATACGATTGCTGATGGCGATGTGCTTGCCGCGCGCCTAAGCGCGATTGACGGCGTCACCCGCGCTGCCCCAATTGTTCGCGGAGAAGGGCTAGCTTCGCAATCTGACAACAGCAGTTTCGTGCAGATTTACGGCATCACGCAGGGTGATCTGGAGGACATCCCGCTTGTGTTAAATCCGCAATCCAGTTCCGGTTCGATTGATGACTTTGGGGTGAATGATGCGGGTGCTGGGATCGCGCTCGGCTCTGGCGTTGCGCGTAAACTTGGGGTGCAAGTCGGGGACCGGATTAATCTATTGTCGGCAACAGGCGTGCAAACCGCCGCGGGTCGCAGCCCCCGTCGCGTCGCCTATGATGTGGTCTATATCTTTCAAACAGGGCGCTATCTCACGGACGTAAGCCGCGTGTACTTGCCACTTGAGGCCGCCCAAAGTTTCTTTAGCCGCGATGGAGTTCACGACGAGATCGAAATCTATGTCGAGGACCCGGACCGCGTCGAAGAATGGATCCAGCCGCTGTACGCGCAGCTTGGACCAGAGTCGTTTTTGTACAGCTGGAAGGACAATGAAGGTGCCTACCTTCGTGCCCTAACGGTTGAGGACAACGTCATGTTCGTCATCATGGCAATCCTTGTGCTGATCGCATCAATGAACATCATTAGTGGGTTGATTATGTTGGTGAAAAACAAAGGTCGCGACATTGGTATTTTGCGAACAATGGGCCTGACCGAAGCGTCGGTTTTAAGGATTTTCTTCATTTGCGGTGCGGGGCTTGGCACGGTCGGAACGCTGCTTGGGGTGATCCTCGGCTGCTTATTCGCGATCTACATCGATCAGATTTTTGCCTTTGTGAATTACGTGGCTGGCGGCGGCGTTTGGGACCCATCCATTCGCGGCATCTACACGATCCCCGCAAAGCTAGAGCTTGATGATGTGCTGAAAGCAGTTGTCTTGTCGCTGTCGCTCAGCTGGATTGTTACGATCTTTCCAGCTCGGCGCGCCGCACGAATGAACCCTGTGGAGGCGCTGCGTTATGAGTGA
- the proS gene encoding proline--tRNA ligase: MLLSRYFLPVLKESPRDATIVSHQYMLRAGMIKQSSAGIYSWLPLGFKVLKRIEQIVHEEQERAGHVAMLMPTIQSADLWRESGRYDDYGDEMLRITDRNKNDLLYGPTNEELVTDIFRSHVASYKSLPLTLYHIQWKFRDERRPRFGVMRGREFYMKDGYNFDLTKEDALHAYNRHLVSYLRTYERMGLQAIPMRADGGPIGGDYTHEFLVLAETGESEVFYDSAVTDLTFGDREIDYDDVDACEGVLQEFTTKYARTDETHDEALFADVPADRQRTARGIEVGQIFYFGTKYSEAMGATVQGPDGKPTPVHMGSHGIGVSRLLGAIIEASHDDKGIIWPEGVTPFHVGIVNLKQGDEEADAACKALYDQVAALGLETLYDDRNERAGAKFGTMDLIGLPWRITVGPRGLKNGVVELTSRKTGESEEMAPEAAIAKIAEIYRAHGLVK, translated from the coding sequence ATGCTTCTCAGCCGTTATTTCCTGCCCGTCCTCAAGGAATCCCCTCGGGACGCCACAATCGTCAGCCACCAGTACATGCTGCGTGCGGGAATGATTAAGCAATCCAGCGCTGGGATTTATTCTTGGCTGCCACTGGGTTTCAAAGTTCTGAAACGGATTGAGCAGATCGTGCATGAAGAACAAGAACGCGCTGGGCACGTGGCGATGTTGATGCCAACGATCCAGTCGGCTGATCTTTGGCGCGAAAGCGGGCGCTATGATGATTACGGCGATGAAATGCTGCGCATTACGGACCGCAACAAGAATGACCTTTTGTACGGTCCGACCAACGAAGAACTGGTCACGGACATCTTCCGCAGCCACGTGGCAAGCTACAAATCCCTGCCACTGACGCTGTACCATATCCAGTGGAAGTTCCGCGACGAACGCCGTCCGCGTTTCGGCGTGATGCGTGGCCGCGAATTCTACATGAAAGACGGGTATAACTTCGATCTGACCAAAGAAGACGCGCTGCACGCGTATAACCGTCACCTCGTGTCCTACTTGCGCACTTATGAACGTATGGGCCTTCAGGCGATCCCGATGCGTGCGGACGGTGGCCCGATTGGGGGCGACTATACGCACGAATTCCTCGTGCTAGCTGAAACGGGCGAGTCTGAGGTGTTTTATGACAGCGCCGTCACGGACCTGACATTCGGCGATCGTGAGATCGATTATGATGACGTGGATGCCTGCGAAGGTGTGCTGCAAGAGTTCACAACCAAATACGCACGCACGGATGAAACCCATGATGAGGCGTTGTTTGCAGACGTTCCCGCAGACCGCCAGCGCACCGCGCGCGGTATCGAAGTTGGGCAAATCTTCTACTTTGGCACCAAGTATTCCGAAGCAATGGGCGCGACAGTGCAGGGGCCGGACGGCAAGCCAACGCCAGTTCACATGGGGTCCCACGGGATCGGCGTTTCCCGTCTTTTGGGTGCAATCATTGAGGCATCTCACGACGACAAAGGCATCATCTGGCCGGAAGGCGTGACACCGTTCCATGTAGGTATCGTGAACCTCAAACAGGGTGACGAAGAAGCCGATGCTGCGTGTAAGGCGCTGTATGATCAAGTCGCGGCGCTGGGCCTTGAGACATTGTATGATGACCGAAATGAGCGTGCGGGGGCAAAGTTCGGCACGATGGACCTGATCGGCCTGCCATGGCGCATCACTGTCGGTCCGCGTGGGTTGAAAAACGGTGTTGTTGAACTGACATCCCGCAAAACAGGCGAAAGCGAAGAGATGGCGCCGGAAGCTGCGATTGCTAAGATTGCAGAAATCTACCGTGCCCACGGTTTGGTGAAATAA
- a CDS encoding AI-2E family transporter, which produces MALPSQKQFQYWGLVAGILIFLLWALGNVLTPFILGGAIAYFLDPIADRLEAWGQSRVMATVIITLSAVLLFFLIFLLVVPTLIGQLGQLINTIGEIIENLPQTWVSFKAWLAERFPNLDLQGSFLTDQLVGLGSAIQSRGGDLVTALLNSAQGIINVVVLLVIVPVVTFYMLMDWDRMVAQIDDLLPRDHQETVRKLASQIDKTLASFIRGQGTVCLILGTFYAVALMVAGLNFGLVVGLIAGLISFIPYIGALVGGALAVGLALFQWWGGTEVIDGETVQYGINWLRIGIVGAIFAAGQFFEGNILTPKLVGSSVGLHPVWLILALTVFGSLFGFVGMLVAVPVAAIIGVLARFLIGEYKAGQLYKGHIGKDT; this is translated from the coding sequence ATGGCCCTACCTTCACAAAAACAGTTCCAATACTGGGGCCTCGTCGCAGGCATACTCATTTTTCTGCTTTGGGCGTTGGGCAACGTGCTGACCCCGTTTATCTTGGGTGGGGCAATCGCATATTTCCTTGACCCAATCGCCGACCGCCTTGAGGCATGGGGCCAAAGCCGCGTGATGGCCACGGTCATCATCACCCTGTCCGCTGTCTTATTATTCTTCCTGATCTTCCTACTCGTCGTGCCAACGTTGATTGGGCAGTTGGGCCAACTCATCAATACTATTGGTGAAATCATCGAAAACCTGCCCCAAACGTGGGTAAGTTTCAAAGCGTGGCTCGCAGAGCGTTTTCCGAACCTTGATCTCCAAGGCAGCTTCCTAACGGATCAATTGGTCGGTCTTGGTAGTGCGATCCAGTCACGTGGCGGGGATCTGGTCACAGCGCTGCTTAACTCTGCGCAGGGGATCATCAATGTGGTGGTTCTACTGGTTATCGTTCCTGTCGTGACATTTTACATGTTGATGGATTGGGACCGCATGGTTGCCCAAATTGACGACCTTCTTCCACGTGACCACCAAGAAACCGTTCGCAAATTGGCCAGCCAAATCGACAAAACCCTTGCGTCGTTCATTCGCGGGCAAGGCACGGTTTGCCTGATCTTGGGTACGTTTTACGCCGTCGCGCTGATGGTTGCAGGCCTGAACTTCGGTCTTGTTGTCGGCCTGATTGCAGGTTTGATTTCATTTATCCCGTATATCGGCGCGCTTGTCGGTGGTGCTTTGGCTGTCGGTTTGGCGTTGTTCCAGTGGTGGGGTGGCACCGAAGTCATTGACGGCGAAACGGTACAGTACGGAATTAACTGGCTGCGGATCGGAATTGTCGGTGCGATTTTCGCGGCGGGACAATTCTTCGAAGGTAACATTCTTACGCCAAAACTAGTTGGCAGTTCCGTGGGCTTGCACCCTGTTTGGCTTATCCTCGCGCTAACGGTCTTTGGAAGTTTGTTTGGGTTCGTCGGGATGCTTGTGGCTGTTCCTGTCGCCGCGATCATCGGTGTTTTGGCGCGGTTCTTGATTGGCGAATACAAGGCCGGCCAGCTTTACAAAGGCCACATCGGCAAGGACACCTAA
- a CDS encoding HdaA/DnaA family protein: MARQLAFDLPANVRLEAQDFFVSGANELAYALLQTPATWPDHKLALIGPAGSGKTHLARVFASSTDATVLNAKDITEDTPLPSGPLVVEDADTLDPANDEWLFHAHNALRRDSHALLITGKTAPSRWNIALPDLASRLSAATTVTIENPDDALLTAVLLKHFADRQLAPTPDAVAYLIKHLPRSFDALRNIVETLDREALAQSKSLSRPFVRAVLDTLHSDER, translated from the coding sequence ATGGCCCGTCAATTGGCTTTTGATCTGCCCGCCAACGTGCGGTTGGAAGCGCAGGACTTTTTTGTCTCGGGTGCCAATGAACTGGCCTATGCGCTGCTGCAAACACCTGCCACTTGGCCCGATCACAAGCTCGCACTCATCGGGCCCGCGGGATCAGGTAAAACGCACCTTGCACGGGTCTTTGCATCCAGCACGGATGCTACGGTTCTCAATGCCAAGGACATCACGGAGGATACGCCGCTCCCCTCAGGCCCGCTTGTGGTTGAGGACGCAGATACCCTAGATCCTGCCAACGACGAATGGTTGTTTCACGCACACAACGCCCTGCGCCGTGACAGTCACGCGCTGCTGATAACGGGGAAAACGGCCCCGTCGCGCTGGAACATCGCCCTGCCCGATCTGGCGAGCCGCCTATCTGCGGCAACGACGGTGACAATTGAAAACCCTGATGATGCGTTGTTGACGGCTGTTTTGCTTAAACACTTTGCTGATCGCCAACTTGCCCCAACGCCAGACGCAGTTGCCTACCTCATCAAGCATTTGCCCCGCTCGTTTGATGCGTTACGCAACATCGTCGAAACACTTGACCGCGAGGCACTGGCGCAATCCAAATCCCTGTCGCGCCCTTTCGTGCGTGCCGTGCTGGACACTTTGCACTCAGATGAGCGATAG